The following are encoded in a window of Eleutherodactylus coqui strain aEleCoq1 chromosome 12, aEleCoq1.hap1, whole genome shotgun sequence genomic DNA:
- the GJC2 gene encoding gap junction gamma-2 protein, translated as MPNMSWSFLTRLLEEIHNHSTFVGKVWLTVLIVFRIVLTAVGGESIYSDEQSKFMCNTKQPGCDNVCYDSFAPLSHVRFWVFQIIMISAPSVMYLGYAIHRIARISEDDRRKHDLKKKKKSFSRWRTGENVEDPENEEEEPMIYEGAEETEKVESKEKENKKHDGRKRIKEEGLMKIYVFQLLSRAIFEVAFLTGQYFLYGFRVLPSFQCSTSPCPYTVDCFVSRPTEKTIFLLIMYVVSCLCLVLNICEMFHLGFGTIKDAIRSRRTKTARQPPYNYSYPKNITCPPEYNMVVKSEKSTKLPNSVMAHEQNLANVAQEHQCTSPDDNLPTDLNSLHKHLRVAQEQLDIAFQSYNSQVNGQTSRTSSPASGGTVVEQNRVNTAHEKEGARPKAGSDKGSTSSKDGKTSVWI; from the coding sequence ATGCCCAATATGAGCTGGAGTTTCTTAACCCGTCTCCTAGAAGAAATTCACAATCACTCCACCTTTGTGGGGAAGGTATGGCTCACCGTCCTCATCGTCTTCCGGATAGTTCTGACCGCAGTGGGTGGAGAATCCATCTACTCAGATGAACAAAGTAAATTCATGTGCAACACGAAGCAGCCGGGCTGCGATAACGTCTGCTATGACTCCTTCGCTCCGCTCTCGCACGTGCGCTTCTGGGTTTTCCAGATCATCATGATATCAGCTCCATCCGTCATGTATCTTGGCTATGCCATTCATAGAATTGCCCGCATATCTGAGGACGACAGAAGGAAACACGACctcaaaaagaagaagaaatcctTCTCAAGATGGAGAACGGGTGAGAACGTAGAAGATCCGGAGAATGAAGAAGAGGAGCCTATGATCTATGAGGGTGCAGAAGAGACGGAGAAGGTGGAGAGTAAAGAAAAGGAGAATAAGAAGCACGACGGACGCAAACGAATAAAGGAAGAAGGCCTGATGAAGATCTACGTCTTCCAGCTACTTTCCCGGGCCATTTTTGAAGTTGCCTTCCTGACTGGACAATATTTCTTATATGGATTCCGGGTTCTACCTTCCTTTCAGTGCAGCACATCACCTTGTCCTTACACTGTGGACTGCTTTGTCTCCAGACCCACAGAAAAAACCATCTTTCTCCTCATCATGTACGTGGTCAGCTGCCTGTGCCTGGTGCTAAATATCTGTGAGATGTTCCACCTTGGCTTCGGCACCATAAAAGATGCCATTCGTAGTAGGAGGACTAAGACCGCCAGACAACCGCCCTATAATTACTCATACCCAAAAAACATAACGTGTCCCCCAGAGTACAATATGGTGGTTAAATCAGAAAAGTCCACCAAACTCCCGAACAGCGTTATGGCCCATGAGCAGAACTTGGCCAATGTGGCTCAAGAGCACCAATGTACAAGCCCCGATGACAACCTGCCCACAGACCTCAACTCTTTACATAAACATTTGagggtggcccaggagcagttgGATATAGCCTTCCAATCCTATAACTCTCAGGTCAATGGCCAAACGTCTCGGACCAGCAGCCCAGCATCCGGGGGGACAGTAGTGGAGCAGAACCGGGTCAATACCGCTCATGAAAAGGAAGGAGCAAGGCCTAAGGCTGGTTCAGATAAAGGCAGCACCAGCAGCAAAGATGGGAAGACTTCTGTTTGGATATAA